Proteins encoded in a region of the Nicotiana tomentosiformis chromosome 9, ASM39032v3, whole genome shotgun sequence genome:
- the LOC138898549 gene encoding uncharacterized protein, whose translation MSRIYDWTPLWRAPYYPLEQPVPSVHQTFHQADIMWGTEEDEVLAGMRKLFLDEEDIDCSAIIDSDSEDLEDDIIPEEIFKEVEDFENKPKSNLEETEAVNLGDSETIKETRISIHLSSSEKEEYIRMLRKDVATSWTKECQKAFDKIKEYLSKPPVLVPPEPGRPLLLYLSLLEGVFGYVLGQHDETGRKEQAIYYLSKKFTPYEAWMDPLKYIFQKHMPMGKLAKWQILLSEFDIVYVTQKAVKGQALADHLAENPVDGEYEPWKTYFPDDEVSFVGEDITEAYDGWRMFFDGATNLKGVGIGAVLVSETGQHYPISAKLRFPCTNNMAKYDACILGLRSIGVPGSRRMATKNTKILPYLHCVQELIKRFTKIEFKHVPRIQNEFADALATLSSMLQHPHKNFIDPIPIGIHKQLAYCAHVEEEIDGNPWFHDIMEYLEKGEYPEHATHTQKRTL comes from the exons ATGTCAAGAATATATGATTGGACACCGCTATGGCGTGCACCTTATTATCCACTAGAACAACCTGTACCATCGGTGCACCAGACATTCCATCAAGCCGACATAATGTGGGGAACCGAAGAAGATGAGGTTTTAGCCGGTATGAGGAAGCTGTTTCTAGATGAAGAAGATATAGACTGCAGTGCAATTATT gacagtgattcggaagatctggaggatgatataatacctgaggaaatcttCAAAGAAGTAGAGGATTTTGAAAACAAACCGAAGTCTAATTTGGAAGAAACTGaggccgttaacttaggggattctgaaacaataaaggaaactcgtataagcattcatctatcatcGTCAGAGAAAGAAGAGTATATCAG aatgctgaggaaagatgttgcaacaagctggactaaagaatgccagaaagcctttgataaaatcaaggagtatttatctaaaccgcctgtgttggtcccaccagaaccaggaagacctcTGCTACTTTATTTGTCTTTATTGGAAGGAGTCTTTGGTTATGTtctaggacaacatgatgaaactggaaggaaggagcaggcgatatattatctgagcaagaagttcacgcctTACGAAGCCTG gatggatccgctaaaatacatctttcagaaacacATGCCCatgggtaagttagcaaagtggcagatattactgagcgagttcgacatcgtctatgtaactcaaaaggcagtcaaagggcaagcattggcggatcacttggcagaaaatcccgtagacggagaatacgaaccatggAAAACATATTTTCCCGATGATGAGGtatcatttgtaggagaagatattaccgaggcatacgatggttggaggatgttcttcgacggagcaacAAACTTAAAAGGAGTGGGTATCGgagctgtcttagtatcagaaactgGTCAACACTATCCGATAtctgcaaaactcaggtttccgtgcaccaataatatggcaaaATATGACGCCTGCATCCTGGGACTCAG ATCTATTGGTGtaccaggttctaggagaatggctacgaagaacaccaaaatattgccatacttgcattgtgtacaagaactgatcaagagattcacaaagatagagttcaagcatgttccaaggattcagaatgagtttgccGATGCATTAGCCACTTTATCTTCCATGTTACAACACCcacacaagaatttcatcgatcctatcccaataggaattcataagcagctagcttattgtgctcatgttgaagaagaaatcGACGGAAATCCGTGGTTCCATGACATTATGGAATACTTAGAAAAGGGAGAATATCCAGAGCATGCTACACACACTCAGAAACGCACACTTtga